In Bradyrhizobium sp. 200, the sequence GGGCGTTCGCGAGGACGTCACCGACATCGTGCTCAACATCAAGGACATCTCGATCAAGATGCAGGGCGAAGGCCCCAAGCGCATGGTCGTGAAGAAGTCGGGTCCGGGCGTCGTCACCGCCGGCGACATCCAGACCGTCGGCGACATCGTGGTGCTCAATCCCGACCTGCAGATCTGCACGCTGGACGAGGGCGCGGAAATCCGCATGGAGTTCACGGTCGCGGCCGGCAAGGGCTATGTCGCCGCCGAGCGTAACCGGCCCGAGGATGCGCCGATCGGCCTGATCCCGGTCGACAGCCTGTTCTCGCCCGTTCGCAAGGTCTCCTACAAGGTCGAGAACACCCGCGAGGGCCAGATCCTCGACTACGACAAGCTGACCATGACGATCGAGACCAACGGCGCGATCTCGCCGGAAGACGCGGTGGCCTATGCCGCCCGCATCCTGCAGGATCAGCTCAACGTGTTCGTGAACTTCGAAGAGCCGCGCAAGGAAGTGGCGCAGGAGATCATCCCCGATCTCGCCTTCAACCCGGCGTTCCTCAAGAAGGTCGACGAGCTCGAACTGTCGGTGCGTTCGGCAAACTGCCTGAAGAACGACAACATCGTCTACATCGGCGACCTCGTGCAGAAGTCGGAAGCGGAAATGCTCCGCACCCCGAACTTCGGCCGCAAGTCGCTGAACGAGATCAAGGAAGTGCTGGCCCAGATGGGTCTGCATCTCGGCATGGAAGTGCCGGGCTGGCCGCCGGAGAACATCGACGAGCTCGCCAAGCGCTTCGAAGATCACTATTGAGCGAATAGGCAGTGGCGAATAGCGAATAGAGAAGAAACTACTCGCTACTCACCATTCGCTACTCGTCACCCGGGCGAACGCAGGAAGCCCACCTGAGCAAAAGTCCGACGAACCGTCGCGACGAAAGACAAACCAAGGAATAGTTCAAATGCGTCACGGCAAGGTTCATCGTAAGCTCAACCGCACCGCCGAGCATCGCCGCGCGATGTTCGCCAACATGTGCGCCGCGCTGATCAAGCACGAGCAGATCGTCACCACGCTCCCGAAGGCGAAGGAATTGCGCCCGATCGTCGAGAAGCTGGTCACCCTCGGCAAGAAGGGCGGGCTTGCCATGCGCCGCCAGGCGATCTCCGAGATGCGCGACAAGGATCAGGTCAAGAAGCTGTTCGACACGCTGGCGACCCGGTACAAGGACCGCCAGGGCGGCTACACCCGCATCATCAAGGCCGGCTTCCGCTACGGCGACAACGCGCCGATGGCCGTGATCGAATTCGTCGACCGCGACGTCGATGCCAAGGGCCTGGACTCCGGCCCGGTGCAGGAAAAGTCCGCCGAAGCGGCGTAAGTCTTCCAAAATCGCAAGTTTCAAAAGCGGCGCTTTTAGCGCCGCTTTTTTGTTGGCCGGCGCGCCCGGCATCTCGCCACCGTGTGGGTTGATAGGAACCCTCGGGCGCCGCAGACGTTCAACATACATGAGCAGAGCGTTCGTCAAGGATACAGAGGATGTCGAAGATCTGCCGGACCGGCCGATCTCCGATCTACCGAATGACGTCACGGCTGAAGGTCTTCGCCGAATCGAGGAAGCGTTGGCCGAGGCTGAGGCGGCGCAAGCTGCAGCGCAGTCCGCGGGGGATCGCGCGGCCCTGGCCAGCGCCCGCCGCGACCTCCGTTATTGGAGTGCGCGCCGCGCCACGGCGAGAATGGCTCCCGAGCCCACCGATAATTCAGTCGCACGCTTCGGCCACACCGTCACCATCGTACGCGAGGATGACCGCCGGCAGACCTTTCGCATCGTCGGCGAAGACGAAGCCGACCCCGCACGAGGGACGATCTCGCATGCGTCGCCGCTGGCGCGCGCGCTGTTCGGCAAGGGTGTCGGCGATGCCGTCGTCATCGCCGGAGGCGAAGCGGAGATCGTCGAAATCCGGTGATCAATTGTGGTCGGAGGTTCGCGATGTCGGCCTATGTTATTTCCGAAGTTGAGATGCGCGATGCGGCGGGTTTCGAGGCTTATCGCATCATCGCCGCGAAGACGATCGCGCAGTATGGCGGGCGCTATTTAGTCCGCCGCGGCGTCGCAAATTTGATCGAAGGCGGCCCACCACCGAAAACCATCATTGTGGTCGAATTTCCAACGATAGAACGTTTGCGTGAATGGTACGCTTCGCCGGAATACGCGGAGGCCTTGAGGGTGCGGCGGACGGCGCTGGATCGACGGCTGATCTTCGTTGAGGGCGTCGCGCCAATTTGAGCTGCAGTGCGATGTCGC encodes:
- a CDS encoding DNA-directed RNA polymerase subunit alpha — its product is MTIQKNWQELIRPNKLQVTAGSDATRFATVVAEPLERGFGQTLGNALRRILLSSLQGAAVQSVHIDGVLHEFSSIAGVREDVTDIVLNIKDISIKMQGEGPKRMVVKKSGPGVVTAGDIQTVGDIVVLNPDLQICTLDEGAEIRMEFTVAAGKGYVAAERNRPEDAPIGLIPVDSLFSPVRKVSYKVENTREGQILDYDKLTMTIETNGAISPEDAVAYAARILQDQLNVFVNFEEPRKEVAQEIIPDLAFNPAFLKKVDELELSVRSANCLKNDNIVYIGDLVQKSEAEMLRTPNFGRKSLNEIKEVLAQMGLHLGMEVPGWPPENIDELAKRFEDHY
- the rplQ gene encoding 50S ribosomal protein L17, with translation MRHGKVHRKLNRTAEHRRAMFANMCAALIKHEQIVTTLPKAKELRPIVEKLVTLGKKGGLAMRRQAISEMRDKDQVKKLFDTLATRYKDRQGGYTRIIKAGFRYGDNAPMAVIEFVDRDVDAKGLDSGPVQEKSAEAA
- the greA gene encoding transcription elongation factor GreA; this encodes MSRAFVKDTEDVEDLPDRPISDLPNDVTAEGLRRIEEALAEAEAAQAAAQSAGDRAALASARRDLRYWSARRATARMAPEPTDNSVARFGHTVTIVREDDRRQTFRIVGEDEADPARGTISHASPLARALFGKGVGDAVVIAGGEAEIVEIR
- a CDS encoding DUF1330 domain-containing protein, which gives rise to MSAYVISEVEMRDAAGFEAYRIIAAKTIAQYGGRYLVRRGVANLIEGGPPPKTIIVVEFPTIERLREWYASPEYAEALRVRRTALDRRLIFVEGVAPI